Below is a window of Calderihabitans maritimus DNA.
CGTAGGACAGCCTTCCACAGCCTCATGGGCTGCATCTTCTTCTTCGGGAGGTACTTCATCAACGATGGCATGAGCCTTTCCATTATCGTCCCAATCGAAAACGGCTGGACAAGTAGCAATACAAGCTCCACATTCGATACATTCGTCGGGATCTACTTTAACTTTCATTTTTTTTTTTCA
It encodes the following:
- a CDS encoding ferredoxin → MKVKVDPDECIECGACIATCPAVFDWDDNGKAHAIVDEVPPEEEDAAHEAVEGCPTDAISEE